A segment of the Bacillota bacterium genome:
TACCCCTCACCCTTGTGGGACCGGATGGATCAGAGTCAGTGCGCCCGGAAGTAGTGACGGCGGCGGAAGAAGCTTTGCTCAAAGAACAGGCCCGGAGGGAACGAGCGGAAGAAATAGCTGTTTTTACCGCCGAACTGGCCACTTACGACCTAAGCTTGAACGATATTGAGCAGGCTTGTCCGCGACACCGTAACCGGCGGCAAAAACTACTGGGGGTCGCGGCTGTGTTGGCAAAAAACCCCGAGCTCATGGCCCGAGTCCGTTCCACGGGACAACTGCCGCTGAAAGAGCTGGCCCAGCTTACCGGCCTAAATCGCAAGGTCTTGGAACGGGGACGGCGATATATTCTGGCTGTGAGCCTTATTTTGTCCAATCCGGAGTATGTCCATTTGGCTTTTTATGTAACGCCGGCGAGGGGGCGATGACAAGTGGCCCTGCGTGAAGCCATAGTGCTAAAACAGGAAAAGAATAGGATCAGCGTTCTTACCGGCGACGGCGAATTTCGGTC
Coding sequences within it:
- a CDS encoding sigma-70 family RNA polymerase sigma factor yields the protein MVIKAKAGDDKARERLIASSRPFIQQVTSWCSRRRLDWHADELSIALLAFNEAIDSYDPNRGAQFLSFARLVISGRLTDYRRRNKAAGKEVPLTLVGPDGSESVRPEVVTAAEEALLKEQARRERAEEIAVFTAELATYDLSLNDIEQACPRHRNRRQKLLGVAAVLAKNPELMARVRSTGQLPLKELAQLTGLNRKVLERGRRYILAVSLILSNPEYVHLAFYVTPARGR